The Candidatus Cloacimonadota bacterium genome contains a region encoding:
- a CDS encoding UDP-N-acetylglucosamine 2-epimerase (non-hydrolyzing), whose product MKKIHLVVGARPNFMKMAPLYKEFGKYPDEFEVKLIHTGQHYDERMSKFFFNDLQMPVPDEYLEVGSGMHGEQTARIIERYEQVLFADKPDLVIVAGDVNSTVACALDAVKLHIPVAHLEAGLRSFDRRMPEEINRLMTDVISDYLLTPSPDGDQNLLNEGISKEKIFFVGNIMIDSLVMFKEKANKSSILRDFDLESGKFVLITLHRPSNVDEKNGFLTILNAFEEISKSIKLVFPIHPRAKKQISLFGLDEKVKKMENLILLDPIGYYDFLKLQMEAKFILTDSGGIQEETTYFGIPCLTLRPNTERPITIIEGTNKLVKLKTESIIEEAELILKGESKKGKILKYWDGKTAERIVKIFREKL is encoded by the coding sequence ATGAAAAAAATCCATTTAGTAGTTGGAGCAAGACCAAATTTTATGAAAATGGCTCCGCTTTATAAAGAATTCGGAAAATATCCTGATGAGTTTGAAGTTAAATTGATCCATACAGGACAACATTATGATGAAAGAATGAGCAAATTTTTCTTTAATGACCTGCAAATGCCTGTTCCTGATGAATACCTGGAAGTTGGTTCAGGAATGCATGGAGAGCAAACTGCTCGCATTATCGAAAGATATGAACAGGTCCTTTTTGCAGACAAACCGGATCTGGTTATTGTTGCCGGTGATGTAAATAGCACAGTTGCTTGCGCTTTAGATGCGGTTAAACTACATATTCCGGTAGCTCATCTGGAAGCCGGACTTCGCAGTTTTGATAGAAGAATGCCGGAAGAAATTAATCGTCTGATGACAGATGTGATCTCTGATTATCTGCTAACTCCATCTCCGGATGGCGATCAGAATCTTCTTAATGAAGGAATTTCAAAAGAAAAGATATTTTTTGTCGGGAACATCATGATCGATTCTCTGGTGATGTTCAAAGAAAAAGCAAACAAATCATCGATCCTGCGGGATTTTGATCTCGAATCCGGAAAATTTGTTTTAATAACACTTCACCGTCCTTCAAATGTTGATGAGAAAAATGGTTTTCTCACGATTTTGAATGCCTTTGAAGAAATATCAAAATCGATAAAATTGGTTTTTCCTATTCATCCGAGAGCGAAAAAACAGATTTCTTTATTTGGATTAGATGAAAAAGTCAAAAAAATGGAAAACTTAATTTTATTAGATCCGATTGGATATTATGATTTCCTGAAATTGCAGATGGAAGCGAAATTCATTCTCACAGATTCAGGAGGTATCCAGGAAGAAACAACATATTTTGGTATTCCCTGTTTGACTTTGAGACCAAATACAGAAAGACCGATCACGATCATAGAAGGAACGAACAAACTGGTCAAACTGAAAACAGAATCGATCATCGAAGAAGCAGAATTGATCTTGAAAGGTGAATCCAAAAAAGGAAAAATTCTAAAATATTGGGATGGAAAGACAGCGGAAAGGATCGTGAAAATATTTAGGGAGAAATTATAG